The proteins below are encoded in one region of Amycolatopsis magusensis:
- a CDS encoding xanthine dehydrogenase family protein molybdopterin-binding subunit — translation MTSTIEPEVGKSRLRKEDERLITGRTRWTDNLTLPGMLHAAVLRSPFAHARITSIDVTAAQGQPGVVAVFTGADFAEEQGSLPCAWPITEDMKSPDAPSLAVDTVNFAGEAVAVVIARSDYEAHDALEAIEVDYEDLPVVLDMEAAVEDGADLVHSALSTNTNATWIFDSAEAGTGGEVEQAIAEGEVVITRKFRQQRLIPAFMEPRSVVVDPTSGQYTMWSATQVPHILRLMLAMTLGVPEHKVRVIAPDVGGGFGGKLQVTPEEVITFLAARRLGRPVKFTESRSESLLSGHHGRDQIQNLTLSARRDGTITGLKVELLADMGAYLRLVSPGVPILGAFMFNSIYKIPAYRFVCTNVFTNKVPTDAYRGAGRPEATFAIERMMDELAAELGVDPLELREKNWIKHDEFPFTTVAGLTYDSGDYEAATAKAKELFDYDGLRREQAERRERRDPVQLGIGISTFTEMCGLAPSRVLGSLSYGAGGWEHAAVRMLPTGKVEVVTGSSPHGQGHETAWSQIIADQLGVPFEDIEVLHGDTQSSHKGMDTYGSRSLTVGAIAAVKAAEKVVAKARPIAAHMLECAEDDLEFANGKFTVRGTESATTIQDVALAVFAAHDLPDGVEPSLDSEATFDPENFSFPHGTHLCATEVDTETGRVTLRSYVCVDDIGKVINPMIVEGQVHGGLAQGIAQALFEEAVHDEGGTLTTGTFADYLLPSAADLPSFTTDRTETPSTTNPLGVKGVGEAGTIASTPAVVNAVVDALRQYGVRDVEMPMTPMRVWQAIRTGQPDAGGVGSESGGGLGSIDASGGAR, via the coding sequence ATGACCTCCACCATCGAGCCGGAGGTCGGGAAGTCCCGGCTGCGCAAGGAGGACGAGCGCCTGATCACCGGGCGCACCCGCTGGACGGACAACCTGACGCTGCCCGGCATGCTGCACGCGGCCGTCCTGCGCAGCCCGTTCGCCCACGCCAGGATCACCTCGATCGACGTCACCGCGGCCCAGGGCCAGCCGGGCGTGGTCGCGGTGTTCACCGGGGCCGACTTCGCCGAGGAGCAGGGCAGCCTGCCGTGTGCCTGGCCGATCACCGAGGACATGAAGTCGCCCGACGCGCCCTCGCTGGCGGTGGACACGGTCAACTTCGCCGGTGAGGCGGTGGCCGTGGTGATCGCCCGCAGCGACTACGAGGCGCACGACGCGCTGGAAGCCATCGAGGTCGACTACGAGGACCTGCCGGTGGTGCTGGACATGGAGGCGGCCGTCGAGGACGGCGCCGACCTGGTCCACTCGGCACTGTCCACGAACACCAACGCCACCTGGATCTTCGACTCCGCGGAGGCGGGCACCGGTGGTGAGGTCGAGCAGGCCATCGCCGAGGGCGAGGTGGTGATCACCCGCAAGTTCCGCCAGCAGCGGCTGATCCCGGCGTTCATGGAGCCGCGCTCGGTGGTGGTGGACCCGACTTCGGGGCAGTACACCATGTGGTCGGCCACGCAGGTGCCGCACATCCTGCGGCTGATGCTGGCGATGACGCTCGGCGTACCCGAGCACAAGGTGCGGGTGATCGCGCCGGACGTCGGCGGTGGTTTCGGCGGCAAGCTGCAGGTCACGCCGGAAGAGGTGATCACCTTCCTGGCCGCGCGCCGGCTCGGCCGCCCGGTGAAGTTCACCGAGTCGCGGTCGGAGTCGCTGCTCAGCGGGCACCACGGGCGTGACCAGATCCAGAACCTGACGCTGTCGGCCCGCCGCGACGGCACGATCACCGGGCTCAAGGTGGAACTGCTCGCCGACATGGGCGCCTACCTGCGGCTGGTCAGCCCGGGCGTGCCGATCCTCGGCGCGTTCATGTTCAACTCGATCTACAAGATCCCGGCCTACCGGTTCGTCTGCACGAACGTGTTCACCAACAAGGTGCCCACGGACGCCTACCGCGGCGCCGGCCGTCCCGAAGCCACCTTCGCCATCGAGCGGATGATGGACGAACTGGCCGCCGAGCTGGGCGTGGACCCGCTGGAGCTGCGTGAGAAGAACTGGATCAAGCACGACGAGTTCCCGTTCACCACGGTCGCCGGGCTGACCTACGACTCCGGGGACTACGAGGCCGCGACCGCGAAGGCCAAGGAGCTGTTCGACTACGACGGCCTGCGCCGCGAGCAGGCCGAACGCCGGGAGCGCCGGGACCCGGTGCAGCTGGGCATCGGCATCTCGACGTTTACCGAGATGTGCGGGCTGGCGCCGTCGCGGGTGCTCGGCTCGCTGTCCTACGGCGCGGGAGGCTGGGAACACGCCGCGGTGCGGATGCTGCCGACCGGCAAGGTCGAGGTGGTCACCGGGTCCTCGCCGCACGGCCAGGGCCACGAGACGGCGTGGAGCCAGATCATCGCCGACCAGCTCGGGGTGCCGTTCGAGGACATCGAGGTGCTGCACGGCGACACCCAGTCCTCGCACAAGGGCATGGACACCTACGGGTCGCGGTCGCTGACCGTCGGCGCGATCGCCGCGGTCAAGGCCGCGGAGAAGGTGGTGGCCAAGGCCCGGCCGATCGCCGCGCACATGCTCGAATGCGCGGAGGACGACCTGGAGTTCGCGAACGGCAAGTTCACCGTTCGCGGCACGGAGTCCGCGACGACCATCCAGGACGTCGCGCTCGCCGTGTTCGCCGCGCACGACCTGCCCGACGGGGTGGAACCCTCACTGGATTCCGAGGCCACCTTCGATCCGGAGAACTTCTCCTTCCCGCACGGCACCCACCTGTGCGCGACCGAAGTGGACACCGAAACCGGCCGCGTGACGCTGCGGTCCTACGTCTGCGTGGACGACATCGGCAAGGTGATCAACCCGATGATCGTCGAGGGCCAGGTGCACGGCGGACTCGCGCAGGGCATCGCGCAGGCGTTGTTCGAGGAGGCGGTGCACGACGAAGGCGGCACGCTGACCACCGGCACCTTCGCCGACTACCTGCTGCCGTCGGCGGCGGACCTGCCCTCGTTCACCACCGACCGCACCGAGACCCCGTCGACGACGAACCCGCTGGGCGTCAAGGGGGTCGGGGAGGCGGGCACGATCGCCTCCACCCCGGCGGTGGTCAACGCGGTGGTCGACGCGCTGCGGCAGTACGGCGTGCGGGACGTGGAGATGCCGATGACCCCGATGCGGGTCTGGCAGGCGATCCGCACCGGCCAGCCCGACGCCGGTGGCGTCGGCTCCGAGTCCGGCGGCGGGCTCGGCTCGATCGACGCTTCAGGAGGTGCCCGGTGA
- a CDS encoding vWA domain-containing protein: MATPLPGFAGFATALRAAGLPAAPQRLDAFLGAVEHVELADRELLYWAGRLTLCADPDDLPRYDRAFASWFGEEPPPGPRKRTPVPRRSRMALLAEPGDDGEGESDNEPLRVSASTEEVLRHRDLGELTAAEREHLRELFATLSPVFPTRRSARRRPSRRGELDPARTLRAMVAGGGELVRLARRSRKEQPRRVVLLIDVSGSMSPYADALLRFAHVLVRRAPRAVEVFTMGTRLTRVSRQLRQRDPERAMLAAGHAVPDFAGGTRLGEGLRVFLDRWGRRGLARRAVVVVFSDGWERGDTTLLGDQLAALRRLAHLVLWTNPHAGRAGYAPVQAGIVAALPHLDGLLAGHSLDTLDRLLGRMREKRDA; this comes from the coding sequence ATGGCCACCCCCCTCCCCGGGTTCGCCGGGTTCGCCACCGCGCTGCGTGCGGCCGGGCTGCCCGCCGCGCCCCAGCGGCTGGACGCCTTCCTCGGGGCCGTCGAGCACGTCGAACTGGCCGATCGCGAGCTGCTGTACTGGGCCGGGCGGCTGACGTTGTGCGCCGATCCCGACGACCTGCCCCGGTACGATCGCGCGTTCGCCTCGTGGTTCGGCGAGGAGCCGCCGCCCGGCCCGCGCAAGAGGACCCCGGTGCCGCGGCGGAGCCGGATGGCCCTGCTCGCCGAGCCGGGTGACGACGGCGAGGGCGAAAGCGACAACGAGCCGTTGCGCGTCTCGGCCAGCACCGAAGAGGTCCTGCGCCACCGGGATCTCGGTGAACTGACCGCCGCTGAGCGCGAGCACCTGCGCGAGCTGTTCGCCACGCTGAGCCCGGTGTTCCCGACGCGCCGCTCGGCTCGCCGCCGCCCGTCCCGCCGGGGTGAGCTGGACCCGGCCAGGACCCTGCGCGCGATGGTCGCCGGTGGCGGTGAACTGGTCCGCCTCGCGCGCCGTAGTCGCAAGGAGCAGCCACGCCGGGTCGTGCTGCTCATCGACGTCTCCGGCTCGATGAGCCCGTACGCGGACGCCCTGCTGCGGTTCGCGCACGTGCTGGTCCGGCGTGCGCCGCGGGCGGTGGAGGTGTTCACCATGGGCACCCGGCTGACCAGGGTGTCCCGACAGCTGCGGCAACGCGATCCCGAGCGGGCGATGCTCGCCGCCGGGCACGCGGTGCCGGACTTCGCCGGCGGGACCCGGCTCGGCGAGGGCCTGCGCGTGTTCCTCGACCGATGGGGCCGCCGCGGGCTGGCCCGCCGCGCGGTGGTGGTCGTGTTCTCCGACGGCTGGGAACGCGGCGACACCACCCTGCTGGGTGACCAGCTGGCGGCCCTGCGCCGCCTCGCGCATTTGGTGCTTTGGACGAATCCCCACGCCGGGCGGGCGGGTTACGCTCCGGTCCAGGCCGGGATCGTCGCGGCGCTGCCGCACCTGGACGGCTTGCTCGCCGGGCACAGCCTCGACACGTTGGACCGACTGCTCGGACGGATGCGGGAGAAACGCGATGCGTGA
- a CDS encoding SRPBCC domain-containing protein, with the protein MRLDHRFTVPAPLDQVWQAVVDPERVAPCMPGATLTEVDGDAFSGTVKVKLGPISLTYKGKGEFLEKDAGARKVVIKASGKDARGSGTAAATVTVTLHEEDGATVGEVATDLKVTGRPAQFGRGMIAEVSGKILDTFATCLAGELGDAPASPQAGEAGTAKLKSVKSEATGSPSEGSRKGTLEAAVSETAESRATKPEVEATDPGATKRDAAKSKTGEAPSTRTEATTRQATKRQVAASQAPETEAVQAGAATTPQAVVAGEVETERPKLRAVDPPPEPEAEPINLLDYAGAPVAKRVAPVVVLAAVVAGVVFVIRALRR; encoded by the coding sequence GTGCGACTCGACCACCGGTTCACCGTCCCTGCCCCGCTCGACCAGGTGTGGCAGGCGGTGGTCGATCCCGAACGGGTGGCACCCTGCATGCCCGGCGCCACCCTGACCGAGGTCGACGGCGACGCGTTCAGCGGTACGGTCAAGGTCAAGCTGGGGCCGATCTCCCTGACGTACAAAGGAAAAGGTGAGTTCCTGGAGAAGGACGCCGGGGCTCGCAAGGTGGTCATCAAGGCCTCCGGCAAGGACGCGCGGGGCTCCGGCACCGCGGCCGCCACGGTCACGGTCACCCTGCACGAGGAGGACGGCGCCACGGTCGGCGAGGTGGCCACGGACCTCAAGGTCACCGGCCGCCCGGCGCAGTTCGGCCGGGGCATGATCGCCGAGGTGAGCGGCAAGATCCTGGACACCTTCGCCACCTGCCTGGCCGGCGAACTGGGTGACGCCCCCGCGTCACCCCAGGCGGGAGAAGCCGGGACTGCGAAGCTGAAGTCCGTGAAGTCGGAGGCCACGGGATCCCCGTCCGAGGGCTCCCGCAAGGGGACATTGGAGGCCGCGGTATCCGAGACCGCAGAGTCTCGGGCCACGAAACCCGAGGTCGAGGCGACAGATCCCGGCGCGACCAAACGGGATGCGGCGAAATCGAAGACCGGGGAAGCCCCGTCCACACGAACTGAGGCCACCACCCGTCAGGCCACAAAACGCCAGGTCGCGGCCTCGCAGGCTCCGGAGACCGAGGCTGTGCAGGCCGGGGCGGCTACGACGCCGCAGGCTGTGGTGGCTGGGGAGGTGGAGACCGAGCGGCCCAAGTTGCGGGCGGTCGATCCGCCGCCCGAGCCGGAGGCGGAGCCGATCAACCTGCTCGACTACGCGGGTGCGCCGGTGGCGAAGCGGGTGGCGCCGGTCGTGGTGCTCGCGGCGGTGGTCGCCGGGGTGGTTTTTGTGATCCGCGCGCTCCGGCGCTAG
- a CDS encoding (2Fe-2S)-binding protein yields MRITVNVDGTSYSDEVEPRQLLVHYLRERLGKVGTVVGCDTSNCGSCTVHLDGHSVKSCSVLAVQADGCEITTIEGIARDGKLHPVQQAFHDNHALQCGFCTPGMIMQSLDLLADNPDPDEQAVREGIEGNLCRCTGYQNIVAAVRDAAHHMRPGAGPDAERVGEGSEFRTPSSIGGGE; encoded by the coding sequence ATGCGAATCACCGTCAACGTCGACGGAACCAGCTACTCCGACGAGGTCGAGCCGCGGCAGCTGCTCGTCCACTACCTCCGGGAACGGCTGGGCAAGGTCGGCACCGTAGTCGGCTGCGACACGAGCAACTGCGGGTCCTGCACCGTGCACCTCGACGGCCACAGCGTGAAGTCCTGTTCCGTGCTGGCCGTGCAGGCGGACGGCTGCGAGATCACCACCATCGAGGGCATCGCCCGTGACGGCAAGCTGCACCCCGTCCAGCAGGCCTTCCACGACAACCACGCGCTCCAGTGCGGGTTCTGCACCCCCGGCATGATCATGCAGTCGCTCGACCTGCTGGCCGACAACCCCGACCCCGACGAGCAGGCCGTGCGGGAGGGCATCGAGGGGAACCTGTGCCGCTGCACCGGTTACCAGAACATCGTGGCGGCCGTGCGCGACGCCGCGCACCACATGCGCCCGGGTGCCGGACCCGACGCCGAACGCGTCGGTGAAGGCAGCGAGTTCCGCACGCCGAGCAGCATCGGCGGGGGTGAGTGA
- a CDS encoding XdhC family protein, whose product MRDVLEELHRRWSAGETVGLGTVVATFSSAPRAPGAAMLVAPDGTVTGSVSGGCVEGAVYELAQQVVADRTPVLQRYGVSDDDAFSVGLTCGGIIDIYVEPVDRESLPELAELAESVHKGQPVAMATVVEHPDPERLGKRIVVWPQRAAGTLGSSRMDDAVADDARGMLATGRTGMLHYGPDGQRRGEGASVFVNSFEPPPRLLVFGAIDFAAAMARLGAYLGYQVTVCDARPVFATASRFPEAHDVVVDWPHRYLSAEAEAGRIDRRTVVTVLTHDPKFDVPLLEVALRLDVGYVGAMGSRRTHDDRITRLREAGVADAEIARLSSPIGLDLGARTPEETAVSIAAEIIALRWGGKGQRLAELDGRIHS is encoded by the coding sequence ATGCGTGATGTGCTGGAGGAACTCCACCGCCGCTGGTCGGCGGGGGAGACGGTCGGACTGGGCACGGTGGTGGCCACCTTCTCCTCGGCGCCGCGGGCGCCGGGAGCGGCGATGCTGGTGGCGCCGGACGGCACGGTGACCGGCAGCGTTTCCGGTGGCTGCGTCGAAGGCGCGGTCTACGAACTCGCGCAGCAGGTGGTCGCCGACCGCACGCCGGTGCTGCAGCGCTACGGCGTCAGCGACGACGACGCCTTCTCCGTCGGGCTGACCTGCGGCGGCATCATCGACATCTACGTCGAGCCGGTGGACCGCGAAAGCCTGCCGGAACTGGCCGAACTCGCCGAGTCCGTCCACAAGGGACAGCCGGTGGCGATGGCCACCGTGGTCGAGCACCCGGACCCCGAGCGCCTCGGCAAGCGGATCGTGGTGTGGCCGCAGCGCGCGGCGGGCACGCTCGGCTCGTCCCGGATGGACGACGCGGTGGCCGACGACGCGCGCGGCATGCTGGCCACCGGCCGCACCGGGATGCTGCACTACGGCCCGGACGGGCAGCGCCGTGGTGAAGGCGCCTCGGTGTTCGTGAACTCGTTCGAGCCGCCGCCGCGGCTGCTGGTGTTCGGCGCGATCGACTTCGCCGCCGCGATGGCCCGGCTCGGCGCCTACCTCGGCTACCAGGTCACGGTGTGCGACGCGCGCCCGGTCTTCGCCACCGCGAGCCGGTTCCCCGAAGCACACGACGTGGTGGTCGACTGGCCGCACCGCTACCTCAGCGCGGAGGCCGAAGCGGGCCGGATCGACCGGCGCACCGTGGTCACCGTGCTGACCCACGACCCGAAGTTCGACGTGCCGCTGCTGGAAGTCGCGCTGCGGCTGGACGTCGGGTACGTCGGCGCGATGGGCTCGCGGCGCACGCACGACGACCGGATCACGCGGCTGCGCGAAGCCGGGGTCGCCGACGCGGAGATCGCGCGGCTGTCGTCGCCGATCGGCCTCGACCTCGGTGCCCGCACGCCGGAGGAGACCGCGGTGTCCATCGCCGCCGAGATCATCGCGCTGCGCTGGGGCGGCAAGGGCCAGCGCCTGGCCGAGCTGGACGGCCGGATCCACAGCTAG
- a CDS encoding NAD(P)-binding domain-containing protein, producing MNEADHTTEVVVIGAGQAGLSAAYHLRRTGFTNREFVVLDHAKRAGGAWQYRWPSLVLNKVHGLYDLPGLRFGTPDGSRPASEVVPEYFERFERTFDLPVRRPVDVLSVRQGEDNRLLVSSAAETWAARAVINATGTWDKPFWPHYPGQESFTGRQLHTADYTGTAPFRGRRVVVVGGGTSAIQQLLELAPVAKETIWVTRRPPVFREGPFNEDWGREAVARVERRVREGLPPESVVSVTGLALTPEIRAAQDAGILDREPMFERITPRGVAWADGTERAADVILWGTGFRASLDHLAPLHLRDPGGGIRMDGTRVVAEPRLHLVGYGPSASTVGANRAGRAAVTEVRRLLG from the coding sequence ATGAACGAGGCGGACCACACCACCGAAGTGGTGGTCATCGGCGCGGGGCAGGCTGGGCTGTCCGCCGCCTACCACCTGCGGCGCACCGGTTTCACGAACCGCGAGTTCGTGGTGCTCGACCACGCCAAACGCGCGGGCGGGGCCTGGCAGTACCGCTGGCCGTCGCTGGTGCTCAACAAGGTCCACGGCCTCTACGACCTCCCCGGCCTGCGGTTCGGCACACCCGACGGCAGCCGCCCGGCGAGTGAGGTGGTGCCGGAGTACTTCGAGCGGTTCGAGCGCACCTTCGACCTGCCGGTGCGCCGCCCGGTCGACGTGCTGTCCGTCCGCCAAGGCGAGGACAACCGGCTCCTCGTCTCCAGCGCCGCCGAGACCTGGGCGGCCCGCGCGGTGATCAACGCGACCGGCACCTGGGACAAGCCGTTCTGGCCGCACTACCCCGGTCAGGAGAGTTTCACCGGCCGTCAGCTGCACACCGCCGACTACACCGGAACTGCCCCGTTCCGCGGGCGGCGCGTGGTGGTGGTCGGCGGCGGCACCTCGGCGATCCAGCAGTTGCTCGAGCTCGCGCCCGTCGCCAAGGAGACCATCTGGGTGACGCGCCGGCCGCCGGTGTTCCGCGAAGGGCCGTTCAACGAGGACTGGGGCCGCGAAGCCGTCGCCAGGGTCGAACGCCGGGTGCGTGAAGGGTTGCCGCCCGAGAGCGTGGTCAGCGTGACCGGCTTGGCGCTGACGCCGGAGATCCGTGCCGCCCAGGACGCCGGGATCCTCGACCGCGAGCCGATGTTCGAGCGGATCACCCCGCGCGGGGTCGCCTGGGCCGACGGCACCGAACGCGCCGCCGACGTGATCCTCTGGGGCACCGGGTTCCGCGCCTCGCTGGACCACCTCGCCCCGCTCCACCTGCGCGACCCCGGCGGCGGGATCCGGATGGACGGCACCCGCGTGGTCGCCGAACCGCGCCTGCACCTGGTCGGCTACGGCCCGTCGGCCAGTACTGTCGGGGCGAACCGGGCGGGCCGCGCCGCCGTCACCGAGGTGCGGCGGTTACTGGGCTGA
- a CDS encoding AAA family ATPase gives MTTDPPALAAELRRTGYLADTGVATAAFLALRMGRPLFCEGEPGTGKTSLAVALGKALGLPLIRLQCHEGIDAAQALYEWDFPRQLLHLRALEAAHQEVDEASLYTERFLLARPLLQALQQAPCVLLIDEIDRADDEFEAFLLELLDDNAVSIPEFGEIRAEVPPLVVLTSNRTREVHDALKRRCLYHWLEHPSLAREIEILRHRLPGVDERLAAQVAGAVQRIRQLELLKPPGVAESLDWARALSALDRDVLDAEAAALTLGAVLKYSEDIDRVRAKLDSLLN, from the coding sequence ATGACGACAGACCCCCCAGCCCTAGCGGCAGAGCTTCGAAGGACCGGCTACCTGGCCGACACCGGCGTCGCGACCGCGGCGTTTCTCGCGTTGCGCATGGGGCGGCCGCTTTTCTGCGAGGGTGAACCCGGCACCGGCAAGACCTCGCTCGCCGTCGCGCTGGGGAAGGCGCTCGGCCTTCCGCTCATCCGACTCCAGTGCCACGAGGGCATCGACGCGGCGCAGGCACTGTACGAATGGGACTTCCCCCGCCAGCTCCTGCACCTGCGGGCACTCGAAGCCGCGCACCAGGAGGTCGACGAGGCCTCCCTCTACACCGAGCGCTTCCTGCTCGCCCGGCCCCTGCTCCAGGCGTTGCAGCAAGCGCCGTGCGTGCTGCTGATCGACGAGATCGACCGCGCCGACGACGAGTTCGAGGCCTTCCTGCTGGAGCTGCTCGACGACAACGCCGTCAGCATCCCCGAGTTCGGCGAGATCCGCGCCGAGGTGCCGCCGCTGGTGGTGCTCACTTCGAACCGCACCCGCGAGGTGCACGACGCCCTCAAGCGCCGCTGCCTCTACCACTGGCTCGAGCACCCCAGCCTGGCCAGGGAAATCGAGATCCTCCGCCACCGGCTCCCCGGCGTCGACGAACGCCTCGCCGCGCAGGTCGCCGGGGCCGTGCAGCGCATCCGCCAGTTGGAGTTGCTCAAGCCGCCCGGGGTCGCGGAGTCGCTGGATTGGGCCCGCGCGCTGTCCGCCCTCGACCGCGACGTGCTCGACGCCGAGGCCGCCGCGCTCACCCTCGGCGCCGTGCTCAAGTACAGCGAGGACATCGACCGCGTCCGCGCCAAATTGGACTCACTGCTGAACTAG
- the zwf gene encoding glucose-6-phosphate dehydrogenase has protein sequence MTEPADPQALFASRDKMVPHVFVIFGATGDLARRKLFPGLFRLMRSGLLPEQFRIIGSGRNSPGTDEEFRYKLAKAVFKFSGSARFDDHVWEEFAQRITFQTSSKDDGEALAEAVDAAMAELGPDTRKLLYLSVPPDSMEPMVKMLGATGLAEDARVVLEKPFGRDLESSRSLNTALHQVFAEEQLFRIDHFLGKEAVQNILALRFANGFFEPVWNRHHISYVQIDVPESIGIEGRAGFMESTGTFRDMISTHLFQLLGFLALEPPVHVDAESLRVEKRKLFQAVRALEPDRVVFGQYEGYRDEPGVNSESEVETFVAAEVWVDNWRWKGVPFLLRTGKAMAQSRRTITLGFVEPPLKMFDSANGFDSQPNELVFELTEDSTVTLDLRAKRPGPALKLDHAKLHMRFSEAFADAEPLEAYERLLLDVLRDDQTLFTSAEEVERLWELCDPVLQQPPKVHSYEQGSWGPAQARELAGERGWRVPEQS, from the coding sequence ATGACTGAGCCAGCCGATCCCCAGGCACTGTTCGCCTCGCGCGACAAGATGGTGCCCCATGTCTTCGTGATCTTCGGCGCCACCGGGGATCTCGCCCGCCGAAAGCTCTTCCCCGGCCTCTTCCGGCTGATGCGTTCCGGGTTGCTGCCCGAGCAGTTCCGCATCATCGGCTCCGGGCGCAACTCGCCCGGCACCGACGAGGAGTTCCGCTACAAACTCGCCAAAGCCGTGTTCAAGTTCTCCGGCTCCGCGCGCTTCGACGACCACGTGTGGGAGGAGTTCGCGCAGCGCATCACCTTCCAGACGTCCTCGAAGGACGACGGGGAGGCGCTGGCCGAAGCGGTCGACGCGGCGATGGCCGAACTCGGCCCGGACACGCGCAAACTGCTCTACCTGTCGGTCCCGCCGGACTCGATGGAGCCGATGGTCAAGATGCTCGGCGCCACCGGCCTCGCCGAGGACGCGCGCGTGGTGCTGGAGAAACCGTTCGGCCGTGACCTGGAGTCCTCACGCAGCCTGAACACCGCGTTGCACCAGGTCTTCGCCGAGGAGCAGCTGTTCCGGATCGACCACTTCCTCGGCAAGGAAGCGGTGCAGAACATCCTGGCGCTGCGGTTCGCGAACGGGTTCTTCGAGCCGGTCTGGAACCGGCACCACATCAGCTACGTGCAGATCGACGTACCCGAGTCGATCGGCATCGAGGGCCGCGCCGGCTTCATGGAGTCGACCGGCACCTTCCGCGACATGATCTCCACGCACCTGTTCCAGCTGCTCGGCTTCCTGGCGCTGGAACCACCGGTGCACGTGGACGCCGAATCGCTGCGGGTGGAAAAGCGCAAGCTGTTCCAGGCGGTCCGCGCGCTGGAACCGGATCGGGTGGTCTTCGGGCAGTACGAGGGCTACCGCGACGAGCCGGGCGTGAACAGCGAGTCCGAAGTGGAGACCTTCGTCGCGGCCGAGGTGTGGGTGGACAACTGGCGCTGGAAGGGCGTGCCGTTCCTGCTGCGCACCGGCAAGGCGATGGCGCAGAGCCGCCGCACCATCACGCTGGGCTTCGTCGAGCCGCCGCTGAAGATGTTCGACTCGGCGAACGGGTTCGACAGCCAGCCCAACGAGCTGGTGTTCGAGCTGACCGAGGACTCGACGGTGACCCTGGACCTGCGGGCGAAGCGGCCGGGACCGGCGTTGAAGCTGGACCACGCGAAGCTGCACATGCGGTTCTCCGAGGCCTTCGCCGACGCCGAGCCGCTGGAGGCGTACGAACGCCTGCTGCTCGACGTGCTGCGTGACGACCAGACCCTGTTCACCAGCGCCGAAGAGGTCGAACGGCTGTGGGAGCTGTGCGACCCGGTGCTGCAGCAGCCGCCGAAGGTGCACTCGTACGAGCAGGGCTCGTGGGGTCCGGCGCAGGCGCGTGAACTGGCTGGCGAGCGCGGCTGGCGGGTGCCGGAGCAGTCCTAG
- a CDS encoding FAD binding domain-containing protein translates to MIPAAFDYAAPSTVDEAVRELVDAGEDAKVLGGGQSLLPVLRMRLATPTKLIDLGRIPELRGIREDGGALVIGAMTTHYDLQRDPLIDAHATLLGKATATVADPQVRHRGTFGGSLAHADPAGDLLAPVLAMDAELVVSGMDGRRTIPAAEFFVDLFTTALRPGEILVEVRVPKHTGWHAHYEKFNRVAQAWSMVAVAAAVHTEGGTITEARVGLTNMASVPVRARAVESALVGQPATAESVRAAAEHAAEGTDPAADSNADVEYRQHLAKVLTGRALTAALGS, encoded by the coding sequence GTGATCCCGGCGGCATTCGACTACGCCGCTCCGTCCACTGTGGACGAAGCGGTGCGGGAACTGGTGGACGCGGGCGAGGACGCGAAGGTGCTCGGGGGCGGGCAGAGCCTGCTGCCGGTGCTCCGGATGCGGCTGGCCACGCCGACCAAGCTCATCGACCTCGGCCGGATCCCCGAGCTGCGGGGCATTCGCGAGGACGGGGGCGCGCTGGTCATCGGCGCCATGACCACGCACTACGACCTCCAGCGCGATCCGCTGATCGACGCGCACGCGACCCTGCTGGGCAAGGCGACCGCCACGGTGGCCGACCCGCAGGTCCGCCACCGCGGCACCTTCGGCGGCTCGCTGGCGCACGCCGATCCGGCCGGTGACCTGCTGGCTCCGGTGCTGGCCATGGACGCCGAGCTGGTGGTCTCCGGCATGGACGGCAGGCGCACGATCCCGGCGGCGGAGTTCTTCGTCGACCTGTTCACCACGGCGCTGCGGCCCGGCGAAATCCTGGTCGAGGTGCGGGTGCCGAAGCACACCGGCTGGCACGCGCACTACGAGAAGTTCAACCGGGTGGCGCAGGCGTGGTCGATGGTGGCGGTGGCCGCCGCGGTCCACACCGAGGGCGGCACCATCACCGAGGCCAGGGTCGGGCTGACGAACATGGCCTCGGTGCCGGTCCGGGCGCGGGCGGTGGAGTCGGCGCTGGTCGGGCAACCGGCCACGGCCGAGTCGGTGCGCGCGGCCGCCGAGCACGCCGCCGAAGGCACCGATCCGGCGGCGGACAGCAACGCCGATGTCGAATACCGTCAGCACCTGGCGAAGGTGCTGACCGGGCGCGCGCTCACCGCCGCGCTGGGTTCCTAG